AGTAAAAGACACTGAACTATTAAAAGATACGAAGGAAGATGAATTTGGTCAAATGGCAAAAATAGTTAATAAAAATATTCTTCTTACAAAAGAATCAATAGAAGAAGATAGAAAACTTATTGATGAAACTATTAATGTTCTTACTGAGTTTGAACAAGGGGATTTATGTCAAAGATTACATATGAAAGTAAATAATCCTGCTCTAATGCAATTAAAAGAAGTATTAAATAAAATGGCTACAAACCTAGAGGGAAATATTGATAATGTTTTAACTATCCTTGAACAGTATAGTCAATATAATTATTTAAATAAAATAGACCAAAAAGGATTAAAAGAACATCTACTAAAACTTGCAAATGGAGTAAATGGTTTAGGACTATCTATTACTGATATGTTAATAGAAAATGAAAAAAATGGAATTACTTTAGATAAAAGTTCAAATGTACTTATCAAAAATGTTGATACATTAAATGTTAATTCTAATGAAGCTGCTGCTGCATTAGAGGAAACAGCTGCAGCATTAGAACAGATTACAGGAAACATAATTAATAATACTGAAACAGTAGTAAAAATGTCAGACTATGCAAAATCATTGACAAGTGCAGCAACAAATGGGCACTCATTAGCAAACCAAACAACTGAAGCTATGGATGAAATAAATAATAAAGTAACTTCAATAAATGAAGCTATTTCAATTATTGACCAAATAGCTTTCCAAACAAATATTCTTTCACTTAATGCTGCAGTTGAAGCAGCAACAGCAGGTGAAGCGGGAAAAGGTTTTGCGGTTGTAGCACAAGAAGTTAGAAATCTTGCTAATAGAAGTGCCGAGGCAGCAAAAGAGATTAAAGATTTAGTTGAAGATGCTACTATAAAAGCAAATTTTGGAAAAAGTATTACCGATGATATGATAAAAGGTTACGAAATACTAAATGATAGTATCTCAAATACTACTAAACTTATTTCTGACGTTGAAATGGCAAGTCAAGAGCAAAGATTAGGTATTGAACAAATAAATGATGCAATTAACTCATTAGATCAACAAACACAACAAAATGCATTAATTGCAACTCAAACCCATGATGTAGCAGTACAAACAGATGATATTGCAAAAATGATTGTGGAAAGTGTAAATGATAAAGAGTTCAAAAGAGAACAAATTAAAAAGCAGGAAACTACTCTTGCTGTATAATAAGTAAATATTATGCCAAAGAGTTTACTTAAGAATTCTTTTGATTCCATAGTTGATGAAATAGATGCATTAGTTTATGCAATAGATATTGAGAATTATAAAATATTATATACAAATAAAAAAGGTGAAGAAGAGTTTGGTGATATTATTGGTAAAAAATGTTTTTCAGCACTAGAAAAAAGGAATGAGCCTTGTATTGAATGTCCAACAAACTTTAAGGAAAAAGTAGAATTAAATCACAGATATAAATGGGAACAT
The nucleotide sequence above comes from Arcobacter sp. F155. Encoded proteins:
- a CDS encoding methyl-accepting chemotaxis protein, with the protein product MPINLNIKGKLIFFPVLFILIVVIFSITFNYYFSISEKRNNAALKTEIFIQDILKTRILVYQFLSTEDKKKSQDALESLKLLNENITSFRDSLSQKENKELSNKIIKTLQEYLVNFQLVVKIKTEDINTNNYSLAIKNMTKSGLELEKLLIQINKSAIELKEESISTMIIVLSLLSLFFTITFILISTLIVKQIISSLDDFKNGLISFFKYLNREVKDTELLKDTKEDEFGQMAKIVNKNILLTKESIEEDRKLIDETINVLTEFEQGDLCQRLHMKVNNPALMQLKEVLNKMATNLEGNIDNVLTILEQYSQYNYLNKIDQKGLKEHLLKLANGVNGLGLSITDMLIENEKNGITLDKSSNVLIKNVDTLNVNSNEAAAALEETAAALEQITGNIINNTETVVKMSDYAKSLTSAATNGHSLANQTTEAMDEINNKVTSINEAISIIDQIAFQTNILSLNAAVEAATAGEAGKGFAVVAQEVRNLANRSAEAAKEIKDLVEDATIKANFGKSITDDMIKGYEILNDSISNTTKLISDVEMASQEQRLGIEQINDAINSLDQQTQQNALIATQTHDVAVQTDDIAKMIVESVNDKEFKREQIKKQETTLAV